Within the Epinephelus lanceolatus isolate andai-2023 chromosome 9, ASM4190304v1, whole genome shotgun sequence genome, the region TTGTGCTGACAGGAAGACCAACATTGGATGCCACAACAACTGTGAGTGCTGATGCTAGCTCAATGCTGAATCCactaaagtgaaataaaatatgttaGTACACTTTGACTATCAGATACATCCTAATTTTACTTGTTAAAGAATATAAATGTGTGGCATACCTGGATGGTGTAATGGGTGTAAGGTCTTTGCCCATGGTCTGCATCACTCTTCGTCCCCATACCCAGAGTCCAGCGCAGATACCCACTCCTCCGTAAAGAAGCAACCAAATGGGTGTTGGTGTGTTGGACATCACAGAGCCGCTTTCATACAGAAGCCAGAGAGCCACCAGTGGACCAATCGCAttgctattaaaaaaaaaaaaaacagtttatgtAACTACTCTGGATAATCAACACATACATAAATTCCTCAAGAGAAAACCACCCTTGCCTACCTGACATCGTTCCCTCCGTGAGCAAAGGAGCCAAAGCATGCTGTGAGTATCTGCAGGAACTGGAAAAGCAAAGCGACAGCTGGTTGGTCGACTTCAAGCTCATCCTCTTCCAGACCAAGGTCCATGCCAGCTTCCTGAGTCAGACTCTCTTCTTGGACTACACTCCCATTGGTCAGTGCTGAGCTGTAGCTGCTGTGACTGTCCACCCTCGATCTTCTCTGCAGCCCATCATCCAGGTCTTTGTATTTAGGATCTCCTTGAATGCCATAAATAGCCATGGTGTAGGAGGTGTAGCTGTTGTTCCTCCTGATGGGCCGCTCCTCTGTATCACTGTCACCTATGCAGTCACCGACCTTAGCCTTGTGAAGCTTGTGTAGCAGGTCTTTGTAAAGACCAGAATCTTTGTGGATCGTGTGGGACCGTCCACTGTGAGGATCGGTGATCATCATGGGGCCAATATTGCCATTCAGAACTATGAGAATAAATAAACTTAGTCAGCGTTCCTTACAGTTATATCACTGCTGTGGAGATTAATATAGTCGGATAAAGTGTAAATAATATAATTCATTTTAAACCGTTCAAACGACTCACCATTGCTGATGTCCAGGTCTTTGTTTTCCATGTCATTGTTGTCCAAGTCAGCTTCCTCTGAGCCTCCAAGTTTGAATGCCACCATTTGAGTGTCTGCTGGAGGAGTCTGGGGTTGAGGGTCATGACGTATTGAGGGCTGCTCTGCTGGAGCAGGTTTGCTGGAGTTCTTCTCCATTAGTGGAGTTTCACAGGGAGCATCAGTTGTTTCTCCTGAGGTACAGTATGGTGTTcagctgagatcaagtatgtcaCATTTTACTTATACAAGCTTAACAAAACATCCCACCCAGCATagaaaatgatataaaaacccTCTATTTTACTCATAagcataaaatgtgttttcattcaaAATGCACTTGTGAGTGAGTCCGAAAGTGGAAGATTTACTCACGCTTGATTTTCTTCTTGAGGTATGGACAAACAACGAACCAAACGATCAAAGCTGTGACGAAGGCACAGCCCAGCACAATGCACAGGGTACCCCACCATGGCACTCTGTCAAAACCCAGCACTGTGCACATGAGACAGGGACATGACAGAAAGGTCTGTCTCAGATAAGGACAAACAGAAACTTAACTGCTTGTTCCATTTATTCACAAATGATGCTGCTCCCTTCCAAACAGTGAGATAAGAAACTGTTAGTACTCAAACATTCCTAGCCTAATTACCAGAGACACTTTGTCACATCTTATGGGTCTCTGACATATTGACCCTTTTCCAAAGTAATCATTACTCTTTCTGTTTCATGAGCTATGGTCAAAATGTTTCAGTGACCTGCTCCAGTGTTACAGACACAGTAGCATAAGGTAGTTACAACGGGCCCCAGTGCGCATCGTTATGAAGGACCCTAGTGCATGCTAGTTACTTGTTATGCGCCTAAACTAGCTAACGTATAATCTTATtatcttgtcacatgatcacattgcatatatgtatatgacaaaaatatctATGAAAATAAGGAAGtattcatttaattgaatagtttttatagtttatcTAGAGTTTGTCTAGAGTGAGCATATATTTTATaacatattttgttatattgCTACAGACTATTCTACTGTTgtagatgggtttgcctttcaATATAgtaatggcaccatttttaatttaatgttagtTTTTCTTTGAACGCGGGCCTATTTTTAAGGTGGCCATGTGACTCACTCACAAGGGCCCCGTTTTCCTGCCCAACATATTGTTGGAGGACCCATTCTCTCTTGGCCCCCTCACCCGATGTGCCCCAGTGTAACTGCCCCACCTGCACTGACTAAATTTATGCCCGTGTACAGACACCAGTATCAGCAGGAGTGCATACTCCTCCGATCAGATAGTGATCAGAAAAACAGTCTGGCAGCCCAGTGATTATACACTCAGTATTCTCTGGTATTTCACGTCTTTTAAAGCTAACACAGTTGTTGCTGTAACTGCTAGAATTAGATATCTCAATGCAGGTTAGTATGACAATATTGAATTTTCCCTCACAGACACAACTTACCTGTTTGCTCATGTAGACAACAGCAGgttaacaacaataaaaagccaCATAGTAAAAGCAGTGGCTTTCATTATCAACATGGATGTGTAGCCAAACAGTGTTGACTTGACACAAAGTAATGTTTTTTCTGTATCTctgtgtcagaaaataaagtgttggCTGGAACATGTGTGCAGTATCAGTGTAAGAAGTGCACTCTGCTGTATTAGGCTGTAATTTTGCATAGCAGGAGTTATGGTGTGTTATATCTCTTGACCCACACACACCGGCCTGCAGCCTTCAGTGAAGGGCCCAGGCCAGTTGACTTCTCGATAAGTTCAATCctgcaaatgaaacaaaaaggagtggaaattGTCCATTTAATAGTTGAATCTTTCTCAAATCCCCATTCAGCtggtttaactttatttttgtcGTGTGGTGGCTTTAATTTTGTGCAATTAATGTCTGACCATTTTATCACTGGTTTTATCTTGAAAGGAACAGTTCATCAGACAGATATGCCAGGGTTGATGCATTTATGGCTGACGAAATAAAGTCCAAAATTACCAAAACAAAAGCAGTCTAAAACTCTTTAAATCAAATGTTTCTTAATTTTTTTGCCACCTACTTTGTCCTAAGATGATTGTGATCAACTCTCTTCTGTGTCTCCAGTGACATTTAGTCAGACCTCATCTTGCGCCAGGGCTTTCAAGAGCTGCTGTGTGAATCAAAAGAAGCATAGGTGTGGTGCGTGGAGATGGTACTTACGCGGTGCTCCTGTAAACATGATGGAGAAGAGGTTGATGCCCATGGTTGTGGCGTAGAAGATAGGAAGAGCTCTGAGGCCGTTGGGTACAGGGTCAGCCTGTGGAAATCAGAGTGAATGCAGAGGGTTGTTAGCAATTCCAACAAAGAGATATTTCCCCTTGAAACTTCTCAGATGGTTTCATTTAAGCCCAAAGAGGTCAAGTTATccaacattttaaatttaagaAAAGGGTGTAGCAGCTTCAATGCTGATGCATCAGTATTAAAAATCTAATGATGTCATGTTTAATAATATGTCAGTCACAATTTTCTGCAGAATtagcacttttactttttaatacTATTTCTATATTATTTTGACAATAGTAACAATGCACTTTTAAGTAAGAATCATTTTGAAttcttagcattagcatttccTCTCCCCACTGATAACTTCCATTTTACAATTACACTTATCAATCGTCTACAATCGCTAGTGCTTCTCTCACATGGATGGTCATCTAATTGCTAAGCTGGTCACCAGGGCCAAGGCCTCCACATGTTCTCTGAACCCCATGCCCACAGCCTTGCTCAAGACACGTTTACTGACCTCTGCCCCGTCATGATGGACATTATCAACTCCTCCCTGGAGTCTGGCACGGTACCCTCCAGCATCAAAACTGCCTCAGTCACCCCTTTCTTTAAAAGGCCAGGTCTACTCTGGACCCAGATGACCTCAATAACTACTGCCTGAATTCCAACCTTTCTTTCCTCAGTAGACCCCCCATCTGCACATGTTCAGGCATGAACTCTATGAACCCCTTCAATCTGCCTTCAGAACTCACCACAGCACGCACACCGCCCTCATCAAAATCACCAATTACCTCCTCATCACTGCTGATTCTGGCCATCCTCCTAGCCTACGAGACAGTCTCCCACACCATCACTCAACTGCCTATCTGACTAAATCAGCATCACCGGCACTGTTCTCTCCTGGTTCCATTCATATCTCtccaacagaaaacagtcaaCGAAGGCATGCCTCAAGGCTCTGTGCTTAGACCCCTCCTCTTCGCCATCTAAATGCTCGTCCTTGGTGTGATCACCTGCCACCACGGTCTATGCTTTCACTGCTATGTTGATGACACATAACTGTATCTCAGCACCAAATCATCCACTGAACTCCCCCCACAGTCTCTTGTCAACTGAATgcatataataaaaatatggaTGTCATCAAACCTAGTCAAACttaacagcaacaaaacagagCTTGTGGTTGT harbors:
- the slc20a1a gene encoding sodium-dependent phosphate transporter 1-A, with translation MDTTTLATLAAATTVALAQSTMSGYLWLLVVGFIIAFILAFSVGANDVANSFGTAVGSGVVTLRQACILATIFETVGSVLLGAKVSETIRKGIIDVQMYNGSEHILMAGSISAMCGSAVWQLAASFLKLPISGTHCIVGATIGFSMVARGHQGVKWMELLRIVASWFLSPVLSGIMSGILFYFVRKFILNKADPVPNGLRALPIFYATTMGINLFSIMFTGAPLLGFDRVPWWGTLCIVLGCAFVTALIVWFVVCPYLKKKIKRETTDAPCETPLMEKNSSKPAPAEQPSIRHDPQPQTPPADTQMVAFKLGGSEEADLDNNDMENKDLDISNVLNGNIGPMMITDPHSGRSHTIHKDSGLYKDLLHKLHKAKVGDCIGDSDTEERPIRRNNSYTSYTMAIYGIQGDPKYKDLDDGLQRRSRVDSHSSYSSALTNGSVVQEESLTQEAGMDLGLEEDELEVDQPAVALLFQFLQILTACFGSFAHGGNDVSNAIGPLVALWLLYESGSVMSNTPTPIWLLLYGGVGICAGLWVWGRRVMQTMGKDLTPITPSSGFSIELASALTVVVASNVGLPVSTTHCKVGSVVAVGWLRSRKSVDWRLFRNIFIAWFVTVPISGLISAAIMALFIYVVL